TAAGCACTGCCATCTCTTTCCTGGAAGATTACGTAGTCCCTTAAGGGATCGCCTTGAGTCTACATCCCTTACCCCCCTTCACACGTCTTCCCCTTTGTAATCTCCAGCAACCAGAGAAGCTCTTTAAACCACAAATCACATCTTATCATTCCTCCACTGAAGCATGTATATAGtacctggggtgcagccctaaaaagacaaacccacaaaaattacatgtatatgtacTTACATGCCAGTAAGAAAAAGGAGCAATTTCATCAAGGTcttaaaaggttatttttttaaatcacagtgcTTTTAACTGTTGGCCCTTTAAGTGTGATCAACTGAGCAACTGTCAGAAGGGCTGCAACTGTCATAGACTCTGAAGTGTGCTTCTGGATTCTTAAATGTATTTAGTGTAGGAGGAGAGCCTCAAGTATTAACCATGGCTtctgactcaaacccagccttGGAGGGTGCTTTTCGAGGTAAGACATCAGTCAGGAGAGCTTCATGCCCTGACTTTGGCAGTGACTTTTTTGTGCTGAGATAGGTATGGAATGAGATTGCTGCTAATCCGTGGTCAGTAGTGTCTATGGCATGCTGGAGACTCAAGTACTTAGGGGCCATTTTCGAGGTAGTTTTTCAGAAACAGGCATGCCATTAAATTCTCttaccaattttttcttttatcttgccAGCAAACAGGGATTAGGGATTCATTTTTGACTctgaaatgtagatttttttaagcaGAGTTGACAAAGATGTTGTCTccacattttaagaaattgtctTACAGTTCAGGCTTTCATGTGTTAAAGGTTTATCAAAACTACGAATACTGGGAACAAGTTCTCTTTGATGTCTGTTTTTAGATATGCTTCATCTGAGaatattctaagaaaaatattcatgatttaTTAATTTGTGTACTTCCAAGAAATGACCTTTCTAGTAATTTAGATAATATCagctaaattattcttttaatgacagccccccccccacacccaaTCTTTATTTCAGCTCCAGTGTGCTGCTCTGCTCGTTACAACCTAgcatttttggccttttttgggTTCTTCGTTCTCTATTCCTTACGGGTGAATCTGAGCGTTGCGTTAGTGGACATGGTAGATTCAAACACAACTGCAGCAGAGAATAGAACGTCCAGTGAGTGTGCAGAGCACTCTGCACCCATAAAAGTTCTCCATAACCAAACGGTAAGTGCTATTGTTCAAGCAAACAATCTTAATCCTGAAATACTtccaagtaaaaatatttaaaaatgttgaatttatTCACCCTACAGAGCCCACAAACACTTTCTTCATGTAAACTCTGAATCTCTTTCTTTCGTGTTTTCCCAGTAACTGGTTGGATAGTAACTTATAACTctgtagctgctgctgctgtgtcctgatctgttttaaaaatcctttttcagTTTCCTCTGTAAATGTACTGTCTTTGAAGAGAATTTAGAAAAACCTGTCTGGCACACTGGAAAATTAGATCATTTTAGATGTTGTGAAATAGTTTTTATGGGACCATCATTGACGTCATTTTGCCAGCCTCATGTTGTGGTGAAATTGATAAGCGCATGTTCATTTATTGACTGTTGAATTTtacacactttaaatattttattttgcatatcaCATGAGGAGAGAATACAGGGGGGAAAagttggtgtcttttttttttttctttttctttttctgctgccctgtgatatatggagttccctggccagggatcagatctgagccacagttgtgacctgcccAGAAGCTgctgcaaccccagatcctttcacactctgtgctgggctggggatcgaacctccgCCCTAGCACTGCAAAGACACCACCagtccctttgtgccacagcaggaactcctgctgtcctTTTTTTATGATTGTATTTTCGCCCATCTTCAGTGCTCACAAAGGAGCCAGGTCCCACATGGGTGCAGCTCCTCTCCCATTGACAGACAAGAGCAGTAGCAGTCAACTATGGAAGAGGGCTTCTGCCCAAATAAGCGCATGTATGAAATAATGACTTATCAAAAATCTTCCCACTGGACTTCAGTGATGTTTTTGAGTACATATTTGGGTACATTTCACTCACTTTCCCCACCTCATCCTATAACTTCTGGGCACTTCAGGAAGCCCTGGAATTCCCACAGAAAAGCTACAAGTTGGTACCCTAACCATGGATAATTAggggtttgttttttatctttacttttgaGAAATGCCTTCTATGACCTAGCTACTCATCTGCCCTTTATCAACAGTAAAAAGAAATCCTGAATGGTTCTCTGACACGTGGGCTAGGTTACATGTCAGGTGCTCAGTTACCAGATCTTCATTGTCACCTTGATGTGTGCTGCTACTAATTAAAACACATTTCCTACTCACATGAAGTCTTTGgcttggtttaattttttttttcttttggccacagcatgcagtggcttaatgtgggatctcagttcccagaccagggattgaattcaggCTACAGGGTGAAATcgagtcctaatcactagaccaccagagaactcccttggTTCAAATTCTTGcttttttatattgctttatgTGGTTGGTCTGAAATGGGGAGGTATTAATTATCTGTATCTACACATACTAGTAGCCAACGTTAGGTGAATACTAAGTGTGTGTCAGGCCTTATTGTATgagcctttttcttttaatctttccaGATTTCGAATCTAATAAATAACAGCTGGGCTTGAACCCAAGCCTGGCTCCAAAGCCTGGCTAAGCCATTGCAGTATCCTCTCAGTAGCTTTCTGGGTTAGGCTCTTGCCTTTTTTGAGGCTTTTTTGTCATGGTCATTACAGGACATCCATAATTCATCCCATAGTCTAGTTTCATAAAATAGCAAGTCTCCCTGAACATTATGACTTTCCACGATTTTTTCATTCACTTCTAGAAACTGCATGTCTGTATCACCATTACTCACCTAGTCAGTCGAAAGTCTGCATGTTCTTTGATGTAAAACATTGGTTCAAATTATAtgtataggaattcctgtcatggctcaggggaaacaaatctgactaacatccacgaggacacaggttagatccctggcctcaatcagtggtttggggatctggcattaccatgagctgtggtgtaggctggcagctacagctcagatttgacccctagcctggaaacctctagggtgcagccctaaaaaaacaaaaaaacccacaaaaattacatgtatatgtacTTACATGCCAGTAAGAAAAAGGAGCAATTTCATCAAGGTcttaaaaggttattttttttttctcctactcttTATAGGGTAAAAAGTACCAATGGAATGCAGAAACCCAAGGATGGATCCttgggtcttttttttatggctatatcATCACACAGATTCCTGGAGGATATATTGCCAGCAGGAGTGGGGGGAAACTGCTGCTGGGGTTTGGGATCCTTGGCACCTCTGTCTTCACCCTGTTAACTCCCCTGGCTGCAGATTTCGGAGTTGGAGCCCTCATTGCACTCAGGGCGCTAGAAGGACTAGGagaggtaatttttttctctttggtttttcttcttaCCCCCTATTGTTTTATTGTCttcttaaagatatttttctttgacatGAATATGAACCAAAATATGACAAGATAATAAGGATTTATTCTTTAATTAGGAAGATGATTAACCAGAAAATAACCTGAGAGATTTCATTTGTGAGAGATTTCATTTGTGATCAGTGAGGTCTCGAGTGGGAACACTCCAAAATTAGGAACTTTAGTCAGAGGctagagaaaacattttctagCTAACACTTCATAGCACCCCCTACTTAGGAGATAAGAAACCACCACTAAAGCATGAAAATAGAACATCCTACCTCTTGAATTTTTGCCACAGTTTACCTCTTCATTGATTGACCAGATCTAAAACACATTTTACATGATAGAGTGTCAAATTCcttgttttactttaaatttgttgtttttcataAAAGTTCCTCTttatcatttgttctttttttctggtccTCTAACTTAAAGACaagtaatttatcatttttataacttttttttgggggggcccacattcttggcatatggaagtacccaggccagggactgaatccgagccccAGCTTTGACCTAaaacacagctgtgacctacatcacagctgcagtaacaccagatccttaacctgctgtaccaggctggggattgaacccatatatTAGCAGCCACgtgagctgccacagagacaacagcaGACCCTTAACCTcttgcaccactgcaggaactccataactatgtttttttcagttatgtgatttttctggactttcttcttcttttaaaattgtcattattaatatttaatctttttttctttcctaagatttgtctttttttaatttcaattttaaacgtttcactccttttattttcccttccactTCTCTTTTGTGTTTCATCGTATGTATCTCCATCTTTAAATAAtgatctcttttattttctagctTTAAACTAAACTGTAAAACTAAGGCATGGGTTTATTTTACTCTCTCTTGACATTTCTTTAACCCAAACAAGATAGTGGCCTCCGGGTTTGGTATAAAGGTTGTTTTAGGTAGCATTATATCATGCTGTATAGGAGAAACACTGACTGGAGTCATAAAATCAGAGCTCAAGCTGTATCTAttagtttataaatattatacaaatacagtacatgcatatataatataaatgtagtTATGAAATACCTATCACGTCCTcagtcacagctcagatgtgATAGTAATGACTAGAAAACTTTGGACGTTTCCAAGTGCTATTTAAATTTAAGCTTTGATCACTCTTCTGGATGCTCTTATTTTTGACCTTATTGGGTATACTAAAAAATGCTTCttaaccataaaataaaagtacCCTCTATTACCAGGTTCCTCTTCTCCTTACCTAAGGAAAGTATGTTTTAGAGATAAACTGAAGCTGTAAGAGGGTAACTAATTTTTCCGGGGCTGCACAGCTGGTACATGGCCATGGAGAGCTATAAGCCCACCAGGGTCTATTCCTCCCCTCCCTGTGGCATTTCCTCTTCTCCCAAGCCTGTGAAcctcccctcctccactgttCCGTTGCTTCTCCACAGCAGTAATTGGTTGGTGGTTTtcgttttttgtggggttttttgttttttttttttttttttttttggctttttagggcctcacacctgtggcgtatagaagttcctaggctaggagttgaatcggagctacagctaccagcctacaccacagccacagcaacaccagatccttaacccactgagcaaagccagggagtcctggatactagtcatgtttgttactactgagccacaacaggaactcccagtaatttttttaaattgaggtatagttgatgtacaaaattatgtaaatttcatatgtacaatatagtgattcaaaaatttttattatagtacatttatagttattataaaatactggttatattccctgtgatgtgcaatatatccttatagcttatttaggATAGTTTGCACCTTTTAATCTCCTACCCCTACCTTGCCCCTCCATTTATCGCATTTACTAGGCtaattataacagaaaaaaaaaaccataaaaactcTAATTGAATTCATCTGTTTTTGGTAGGTAGGACCATTTTTCCTCTAGATTAAATGTCaatttgaattttcttctcaTAGCCCGTAGTATTatctcagtatttttaaaagtaatatattgGTAACACTCATTTCATTCAGGTCATAAAATGAAGTAGGTGAGTAAAATGAACCTTGAGAAGGATCCCCTTATGTCAGCATTCattgcattcttttatttttattgtcaccCTTACCTTGCAGTCTTCAAACCAGTTGACAGAGTCCACAGATCTTTGTTTAGATTTTGAAAGTActtcattatgaaatattttcactCAACACTATAAAGGTATCTCACTTCATGAAACCCAATTCTAGTTTGTCTTATCCAAACATTTCTCTTGCAACAAAATACCCAACCAAATTTAAAACATTAGCATAGCTACCTTGTGTttcatcagaaatatttttttccctccccaggGTGTCACATTTCCAGCCATGCATGCCATGTGGTCTTCTTGGGCTCCCCCTCTTGAAAGAAGCAAGCTTCTTAGTATTTCATATGCAGGTGAGGTAACTATTCTTGTAGAGGTTTTTGCTACAATCTGTTATCTGTATATTAACCTTGGGGAAAATCTGCACAGCAGACTCATTGAGTGTCAGGTGCttcctttgggggaaaataaCGTTTGGAGGATAtaactttattattaatttttccctTGGGATCAACAACATGTAGCAATGTGGCTTAACTGACTACTGTCATTTTTGCCATCTGCCATCTTTTATTTCAAAACCTGTTGCCTTTTCAGATGTAGGTATAGGAAAtgctttaacaaaacaaaacccaaaaaaaggaCAATAGCTGGAAAATGGAACCCTTTTGTCCTTTAACTGTGGTATCTAATTTGATCATCTGAATGACTACGTCATGATTCTTAAGTCCTCCCTTcagacacttttttcttttttggcttttttagggccacacttgtggcatacggaagttcccaggctaggggtcgaattggagctgtaactgctggcctacactacagccacaccagatccaagcttcatctgtgacctacacacagctcagggcaacgctagatacccaacccactgagtgagaccagggattgaatactcatggatactagtcagatttgtttctgctgtaccacaacaggaactcccagacaccttttttttttttttcctatgcatttAGTTGCTATCATTTTGATCTACATGAGCTTTATATGTGAATTATAATTTTACCAGCTCATATACTGCATGAAAACTTTTTGACCAAACTGCTTTTAAATACAGTGGTTGAGAAAGTCTTCTGTGGTGGCTTTTAAGACAAAATCTGAGGATGAGAACAAACCAGTCAGGCAAAGAGCAAAAAGGAGAGCATTCCAGCCAGTCAGAACAGCGTGTAGACGGTCTCTCTGGCAGGAGGTAGCATAAGGATTCAAAGCAATGAGAAACCACTGTAGGTGTCTAGAAAACActgaataaaatgggaaatacaaAAGATGGGGTTAGAAAAAGAGACAAGAGACAGATTTCAAATCCAGGCTTATAGGCCACAGGAAggaatgtagatttttttccttccaaaatacAGTGGGGAAACATCATAGGTTTTTAATCAAGAGAGAAGCATGATCCCATGcatggtttctgtttgttttgtttttgttttttgctttttagggcttcacctgcagcatatgaaagttcccaggctagggattgaatcagagctatagctaccagcctacgccacagacacagcaacacaggatctgggcctcgtctgccacctacaccgcagctcagggaatgccagatccccgatccactgagtgaggccagggattgaacccgcatcctcatggatactagtcagattcgtttccgctatgccacaatgggaactccccatgtatgTTTTTTAAGAAGATTCTTGCAGCTATGTGGAGACCGATGTAAGAAATCTGATGAGAAGTTCAAGGACAGACACTATCTATGACTCCTCTTTCCCTATTGAATAAAGTCTAAGCTCCCACCAGGGGTTAAGATTCTTTAGGGTCTGCACCACTTCATTGCAGGCCACCTAGTCCCTGGCACTTAGTTCCTGTCCATAACTATTCAAAGCTGTCTTTCTAGTCTCTAtcttctgttcctttcctttACCCAATTGAAGTTCCCAAACCCACGTTCTGCTTTCCTATGTCCATTCCTTTGCTCACCCTGTTACACCTGCCTCtgtatcttccttccttttttttaagttataattagtgattatgtttattttttattactcaatgaattttattacatttatagttgtacaatgatcatcacaacctaattttatagcatttccatcccaaacccccagcacattccccccacccccaacctatctcatttggaaaccataagtttttcaaagtctgtgagtcagtggagaaaagacagtcccttcaataagtagtgctgggaaaactggacaactacatgtaaaagaatgaaattagaacactccctaatgccgtacataaaaataaactcaaaacggattaaagacctaaatataagaccagacactataaaactcttagaagaaaacataggccaaacactctccgacataaaccacagcaatatcttctcctagaataatgacaatatatCTTCTTTCTTATGGGGCCAGATCTTGCTCATCTTTTCAAAGTCCACTGCTCTTACATCTTTTGCTGACCTCTAGAGGTCAGAGGTAATCTGTCCTGTATTTGAAATTCCATATTGTTCTGGGACACACAACACTTTCTACATgtaataattatttgtttatattaccTCCTGTATAAGGCTAAAACTTGAGACCAGAAACAATGTCTGATTATTTTAGCTCCCACTGGATCTACTAAGATGTTTTCTGTTTGatggttaaaattaattttattacttatttatctgAAACAATTGTTGTATATTTGAAGCAAATTAGATTACTGAAagcatcattcttttttcatcAGGCATGCTGCAGTAGATTATGTTTAGAGACCACCTTTGAGCCTCTCCACCAATACCTATCTTTCTAACACATTTGCTAGTGATGCAGCATTTAGTAGAGCTCATATTAGGTCATACTAGATCTACTGATTGATGCCTTCTAGTTCATCAATAGCTACATAGTTGTAACTAATGCAACTACATCTTAAGTATACATTTTACATATTGTGGGTTTTTGGCATAAATGATTGATTGGTTCAGAGAATGGATGGCTTATATTTACCTATGACTAATTCAATTCCTACAGGATTCACATGGCTCTTTCTTTTCGCCCACGTCTATTACCCATCTTCTTTAGGCGATAGACTTGTCCCCtctttgttcatttctctccCACGTTTACAAAGCCTTTATTGTTGTTCTAGGGGCACAGCTTGGGACAGtagtttctcttcctctttctggaatAATTTGCTTCTATTTGAATTGGACTTATGTCTTCTACCTCTTTGGTAAGTTTATTCAAAAATGTAACCTAAATTACAATGCGATAGATCCAAAATGTAGTAGTGATCTAATAATTggttaaaaatgtatattccggagttcccgtcatggcgcaatggttaacgaatccgactaggaaccatgaggttgcgggttcggtccctgcccttgctcagtgggttaacgatctggcattgccgtgagctgtggtgtaggttgcagacgcggctcggatcctgtgttgctgtgactctggcgtaggccagtggctacagctccaattcgacccctagcctgggaacctccgtatgccgcgggagcggcccaaagaaatagcaaaaagacaaaaaaaataaaaaataaaagagcattgTCCACAGCTAGCCAACACCCGAAATCAGATTCTGACTGAGGGCAACTTGGAGGActgctaaaattataaaaaaaaaaaaaaaatgtatattccaaTTCACTGAAGCAACCATCTCCTAAACTGCAAAGCTCTCAAACTCTTACTGATAACCTGTTTTTCAAGTTTATGTGGTTAAAATGATCTGAGTTGTGacctaataatttattttgaaatatttgttccATAGAAACTGCTATTGAGTCCAGGACTTAAATGCTATACTTACTATCAAAAATTGCTATGttgtttattataaaaatgtgtctttttttttttgtcttttttaccatttcttgggccgctccctcggcatatggaggttcccaggctaggggtctaatcagagctgcagccaccggcctacgccagagccacagcaatgtaggatccgagccacgtctgtgacctacactacagctcatggcaacaccggatccttaacccacccgagcaaggccaggaatcaaacccgcaacctcacggttcctagtcggattcattaaccactgcgccgcaatgggaactccattaaaatgTATCTTTGAAACTATTTCTTCTCACtgggtagttttttgttttgttttgtttttatggccacactcccagcatatggaattcctgggccagaggttgaatccaagctgcagctgcaacctacgccacagctgcagcaatgccagatcctttaacccactataccaggctgggagtcgaacccacgcctccactGCAATTCAGgccacttcagtcagattctgaacccactgcaccacagtgggaactcctcactgggtAGTTTTAatatcttgtttgtttgtttatacccAGGTCTTTCATGTCTCAATCTCAATAGCAGGATGAATTGCATATTTGATAAATTGGATTGCCACATAAGCATTTATGCAGGAGATGTAGCtgcaatcaaaacaaaaaacaaatcaataaacaaaagcaGATGCCTGCAGAAATAATAGATTgtatacacttatttttttttaaagatttatctgGCAGACCCTGATAGGCAGAATCATGTGGTTAAAAGTGTTCTCTTCAGGCACAAATCTCCAATTATGAAATAACGTACAGCACAGTGACCATAGTCAATAGTGATGTACCTACTTAAAAGTTGCCAAAagagagaagttcccgtcgtggcacagtggttaacgaatccaactaggaaccatgaggttgcgggctcggtccctgcccttgctcactggattaacgatccggtgttgccgtgagctgtgatgtgggttgcagacgcggctcggatccctagttgctgtggctctggcgtaagccgggggctacagctccgatttgacccctagcctgggaacctccatatgccgcaggagcgacccaaagaaatagcaaaaagacaaaaaaaaaaaaagttgccaagaGAATatatcctaaaagttctcatcacaagaaaaaaaaatttgtaattttgtatGGTGACAAATGGTAACTagacattgttttttgttttttgggatttttttgtttgtttgtttgttttttgcttttttatggccaaacccgtgacatatggaagttcccaggctagggggtcgaattagagctacaggtgccgacctgcaccataggtacagcaatgtgggatccgagctgagtctgtgacctacatcacagctcatggcaatgccaaatccttaacccattgagcaaggccagagattaaacccacatcctcatggatactagtcagattcgtttctgctgtgccacaacgggaactcccaaataactagacattgtggtgatcatttcacagtgtatataAATATCGAATCGTTACGTTGTACACGTGAAGCTAATGTAATGTTATATGCCAACTTTAAGTTGTTCTCTTCAAACTTTATAGGAAATAATACAAATAGCAATTATCCCATTAAAGTGTTATAAGAAGAACTTGAAATAAAAACTAAGCTGAAACCAATTTTACACTGAGTTTATAATGACATAATCTTTTCAAGACATATAAAAATCACTGTTGGTGCAACCTAATTGTATTtaactattatttttctattttaaggtcTAGTTGGAatcatttggtttattttatggACCTGGTTAGTTAGTGACACACCAGATACTCACAGGACAATCTCCCCTTATGAAAAGGAGTACATTCTTTCATCGTTAAGAAAtcaggtaagaaaaaaaagaaaagaaatcaggtaAGGATTTgggcacattttttttaagtaatttcagaactttttttcttcagaagtAAGATACcatgagtttccattgtggctcaggggaaatgaatctaattagcatccatgaggacgcaggttcaatccctgttaggttcaatccctggccttgctcagtgcgttcaggatctagcattgccgtgagctgtgctgtatgttgcagatgcgactcagatcctgagttgctgtggctgtggtataggccagcagctgtagctctgattcgacccctatcctgagaacttccatatgctatgggtgtgaccctaaaaagaccaaataaataaacaaatagttaGTTGTTAGAAAACTAACTGGtatatttttatctgtattttttttttaaatggctgcactctgggcatattggaagttccagggattgaatccgaaccacagctgtgaccaagcctcagctgcagcagtgctggatcctttaattcatTGCACCAGGTcggggatggaacctacacctTTGCAGcgtcccaagccactgcagttgagttcttaacccactgcgccacagcaggaacttctcatctgtattttatatttattgtgatatatcataatatcatatgatatacaCTTGTTTGCTCCTCTAGAATaggtctttagaaaaaaaaattatactgacTGAAGAGATTTGTTTCCTTTAATTGAGCAAAGTAAAGCAATTCAGAAATAAAAGTCTGTAATACAGTAAATTCTCAAGACATGAAgacaaaatatttgctttttggtgggaataaaaaaacatgaaaacattaggaaaaattaaaatgtatatgagttcccatcgtggtgcagcagaaacgaatccaactaggaaccatgaggtttgatccctgacctcgatcagtgggttaaggcggcgctgccatgagctgtggtgtaggttgcagtcttggctcagatctggcatggctgcggctgtggtgtaggctggcagctgtagctcggtttagactcctagcctgggaacctccatatgccacaggtgcagccctaaaaagcaaaaaataataaaataaaattaaatctttagCATTAAGTCTTTAGCATTATTGATGCCTTCATATCACTTTattaaagaacataaaatatttccCATAAAACTTTTCTTGCCCATTAAGTTAATATGAttgatagttttaatttttatatatggtcaACCAGGCAGCAAATTCAACGTTTActcattcacatttctttttacatttttaaattttgctacgAATATGTTTATAAGTTGCTGAACTTTAAGAAATATCACATCCTTTGGTCCTTGCCAAAGTTTGGTAAAGACTTAGAAGATATCACCAGTGTAATAAAGTTACTTTGAGATCTCAGTGTCTCTGCAATGTTAATCAAATGAACCACCCACTTTTTCCCCCTGAGTAACAGATATAGAAAGATTTAGTGTATTTTAATGGATCTTGCCACATAAAATCGAATATGTCttgtatatataatgaaatgttactcagccataaaaaagaaacaaatcttgTCGTTTGCAAcaacttggagggtattatgcttagtgaaataagtcaaattgaaaaagacaaatactgtgtgttttcacttatatgtggaatataaaaaataaatgaacaaattacaCATAGAAACCAACtcataggtacagagaacaaaccagcGGTTACCA
The Sus scrofa isolate TJ Tabasco breed Duroc chromosome 1, Sscrofa11.1, whole genome shotgun sequence DNA segment above includes these coding regions:
- the SLC17A5 gene encoding sialin isoform X1 — its product is MKSPVPDTTPSDCEEGSDCTPLLQHAPRAETAPVCCSARYNLAFLAFFGFFVLYSLRVNLSVALVDMVDSNTTAAENRTSSECAEHSAPIKVLHNQTGKKYQWNAETQGWILGSFFYGYIITQIPGGYIASRSGGKLLLGFGILGTSVFTLLTPLAADFGVGALIALRALEGLGEGVTFPAMHAMWSSWAPPLERSKLLSISYAGAQLGTVVSLPLSGIICFYLNWTYVFYLFGLVGIIWFILWTWLVSDTPDTHRTISPYEKEYILSSLRNQLSSQKSVPWIPMLKSLPLWAIVVAHFSYNWTFYTLLTLLPTYMKEVLRFNIQENGFLSAVPYFGCWVCMILSGQAADNLRAKWNFSTLCVRRVFSLIGMFGPAVFLVAAGFIGCDYSLAVAFLTISTTLGGFCSSGFSISHLDIAPSYAGILLGITNTFATIPGMIGPVIARSLTPEIQRQNYKTLHLRNSSFGDYLQ